In the genome of Coturnix japonica isolate 7356 chromosome 19, Coturnix japonica 2.1, whole genome shotgun sequence, one region contains:
- the GIT1 gene encoding ARF GTPase-activating protein GIT1 isoform X2 translates to MSRKAQRAEVCADCSAADPGWASINRGVLICDECCSVHRSLGRHISIVKHLRHSPWPATLLQMVHTLASNGANSIWEHSLLDPAQVQSGRRKANPQDKVHPTKSEFIRAKYQMLAFVHKLPCRDDDGVTAKDLSKQLHSSVRTGNLETCLRLLSLGAQANFFHPEKGTTPLHVAAKAGQILQAELLVVYGADPGAPDVNGRTPIDYARQAAQHELAERLVECQYELTDRLAFYLCGRKPDHKNGHYIIPQMADSLDLSELAKAAKKKLQALSNRLFEELAMDVYDEVDRRENDAVWLTTQNHSTLVTERSAVPFLPVNPEYSATRNQGRQKLARFNAREFATLLIDILGEAKRRQQGKSPLSPTDALDYSLRSQSDVDDQHDYDSVASDEDTDQELLRNASRNNRARSMDSSDLSDGPITLQEYLEVKKALAASEAKVQQLMKVNNSLSDELRRLQREIHKLQSENTQIRQQAVPPHPSPAPSERPEHGHPPGTAPLHRRDRQAFSMYEPGSVLKPFGQPVEELVTRLQPFGGGEVEDEALYSMHIPASVYRMRKGPSVSSMPFPPSSPLLSCPPDGARHMSKLDRHGSGTDSDYDNTQTGEILLGVEGKRFVELSKDEDFPHELDPLDGELDPGLPSTEDVILKTEQVTKNIQELLRAAQESKHDSFVPCSEKIHSAVTEMASLFPKKPALETVRSSLRLLNASAYRLQSECRKTVPPEPGAAVDYQLLTQQVIQCAYDIAKAAKQLVTITTREKKQ, encoded by the exons ATGTCCCGGAAGGCGCAGCGGGCGGAGGTGTGCGCGGACTGCAGTGCCGCAG ACCCGGGCTGGGCCTCCATCAACCGCGGTGTGCTCATCTGCGACGAGTGCTGCAGCGTGCACCGCAGCCTGGGCCGCCACATCTCCATCGTCAAGCACCTGCGGCACAGCCCCTGGCCCGCCACgctgctgcag ATGGTGCACACCTTGGCCAGCAATGGGGCCAACTCCATCTGGGAGCACTCGCTGCTGGACCCGGCGCAGGTGCAGAGCGGGCGCAGGAAGGCAAATCCCCAGGATAAAGTGCA CCCCACCAAGTCAGAGTTCATCCGCGCCAAGTACCAGATGTTGGCCTTCGTGCACAAGCTGCCGTGCCGGGATGATGATGGTGTCACCGCCAAGGACCTCAGCAAG CAATTGCACTCCAGCGTGCGGACGGGCAACCTGGAGACGTGTCTGCGGCTGCTCTCACTGGGGGCTCAGGCCAATTTCTTCCACCCG GAGAAGGGCACCACACCGCTGCACGTGGCTGCCAAGGCAGGGCAgatcctgcaggcagagctgctggtggtgtACGGTGCTGACCCTGGTGCGCCCGACGTCAATGGGAGGACACCCATCGACTACGCCAG GCAGGCGGCCCAGCACGAGCTGGCAGAGCGGCTGGTGGAGTGCCAGTATGAGCTGACCGACCGGCTGGCCTTCTACCTGTGCGGCAGGAAGCCGG ACCACAAGAACGGGCACTACATCATCCCGCAGATGGCAGACAG CCTGGACCTGTCTGAGCTGGCCAAGGCAGCCAAGAAGAAGCTGCAAGCG CTCAGCAACCGCCTGTTTGAGGAGCTGGCCATGGATGTGTACGACGAGGTGGATCGGCGCGAGAACGACGCGG TGTGGCTGACAACGCAGAACCACAGCACGTTGGTGACCGAGCGCAGCGCCGTCCCCTTCCTCCCTGTCAACCCCGAGTACTCGGCCACCCGCAACCAG GGCCGGCAGAAGTTGGCCAGGTTCAACGCCCGCGAGTTTGCCACGCTGCTCATCGATATCCTGGGGGAAGCCAAGCGCCGGCAGCAGGGAAAGAGCCCGCTCAGCCCCACGG ACGCCCTCGACTATTCACTGAGGAGCCAGAGTGACGTGGACGACCAGCACGACTACGACAGCGTCGCCTCCGACGAGGACACGGACCAGGAGCTGCTGCGCAACGCGTCCCGCAACAACCGCGCACGG AGCATGGACTCCTCCGACCTGTCGGACGGCCCCATCACGCTGCAGGAGTACCTGGAGGTGAAGAAAGCCCTGGCTGCTTCTGAGGCCAAAGTGCAGCAGCTGATGAAGGTGAACAACAGCCTGAGCGATGAGCTGCGCCGGCTGCAGCGCGAG ATCCACAAGCTGCAATCAGAGAACACACAGATCCGGCAGCAGGCGGTGCCCCCAcaccccagcccagcccccaGCGAGCGCCCCGAACACGGGCACCCCCCCGGCACGGCCCCCCTGCACCGCCGTGACCGCCAGGCCTTCTCCATGTACGAGCCGGGCTCGGTGCTGAAACCCTTTGGGCAGCCGGTGGAGGAGCTGGTGACTCGGCTGCAGCCCTTTGGAGGCGGC GAGGTGGAGGACGAAGCTCTGTACTCCATGCACATCCCGGCCAGCGTGTACCGG ATGCGGAAAGGTCCGTCGGTCTCCTCCATGCCCTTTCCCCCGTCCTCCCCGCTGCTCTCCTGCCCACCCGATGGTGCCCGGCACATG AGCAAACTGGACCGGCACGGCAGCGGCACCGACAGCGACTATGATAACACACAGACGGGCGAGATCCTGCTGGG TGTGGAGGGGAAGCGCTTCGTGGAGCTGAGCAAGGACGAGGACTTCCCACATGAGCTGGACCCGCTGGACGGGGAGCTGGACCCTGGGCTGCCCAGCACGGAGGACGTGATCCTGAAAACCGAGCAGGTCACCAAGAAcatccaggagctgctgagggctgcGCAGGAGTCCAAGCACGACAG cttCGTGCCGTGCTCGGAGAAGATCCACTCAGCGGTGACGGAGATGGCATCGCTCTTCCCCAAG AAACCGGCGCTGGAGACGGTGCGGAGCTCCCTGCGGCTGCTGAACGCCAGCGCGTACCGGCTGCAGAGCGAGTGCCGCAAAACCGTGCCGCCGGAGCCGGGCGCAGCCGTGGACTATCAGCTGCTGACACAGCAGGTCATCCAGTGCGCATACGACATCGCCAAGGCGGCCAAGCAGCTGGTCACCATCACCACCCGCGAGAAGAAGCAGTGA